CAAGGGGCATAGATATCTAAGGGCAAACTATGCAAATGTTCCGTAGTTACAATTACTACTTTATGAAGTTCCGATAACGTCTGTAAACGATCAGGGCAAATATCGGTTACATAAACTACTGCTTTTTCTTGACAAAGCAATGAAACCAAACAACTACCTACTTTACCTACACCTGCCACGCCAATTTTTTTCCCTACTAAACGATCAGAACCAAAAACTTTCTTTGCAGCAGCCTTCATGGCAATATACAGACCATAAGCTGTATTTTCAGAAGGATCTCCACTGCCCCCTAACGCCACAGGCAAACCTATTACATGGCGTGTTGATTTAGCAATCTGAACCATATGCTCCATAGAGGTATTGTAATCAGTTGCTGTTATATAATGCCCTCCTAATCGTTCTACGTAACTACCATATTTACGCAGAATCGCTTCTGTAAGCGTCACGCCCTTTTTCTTGATTAATACTGCTTTACCCCCACCTACATCTAATCCTGCGATAGCTGCTTTATAGGTCATGCTACGGGAAAGCCGTAAGACATCCTGCAAGGCAGCTTGCTCATCTGGGTATGCCAAAAAACGAAGACCCCCAACAGCTGGACCCAATGTAGTATCATGTATGGCTACAATGGCTTGTAAGGCAGTCGCCTCATCTTGCAAATAAACAATTTGTTCAGGTCCCTTTTGTTCAAAATGGGTAGCACCATCCCTATCGGTACTTATAGCATGTTCAAAATAACTTTGTTCTATTACTTTCATGACAAATTTAAACAGATATAAATAATGATTATTAAATGAAAATACATCCTATGTAGCGCGGAGTAGGGGGGATTCGAACCCCCGGTACCCTTTTTAGGATACACCCACTTTCCAGGCGGGCACCTTAAGCCACTCGGCCACCACTCCAAAAGGACCTCTGCATTGCTTCTTAGGAAAACAATACTCCCCTTTCTCAATTTTTTATGTTACCTATTTTTTTACATTATTATTTATAAGATAATCTTTTAACTGTATAAGCGCTTTATAACGATGTGAAATTTTATTTTTTTTTGTTTTATCTAGCGAAGCATAGCACACTGCGTGACCATCTGGTTGAAAAATATAACCCCAATGCATACCCGCTACGCCATTCGTTGCATGGGGCATAATAATTTTTCCATGCATGCTGCCTGTAAACAACTTAACGGGTTGATTAGGGCCAGCTGTGTAGGCAAACGTAGAACGCGCCTCTGCTGTTTTATCTGGAAAGCTTACCAAAAGACGTGCTACTCCCTCTAATCCTATATGGGCTAGAAAAGTTTTAATATAGGGACCAGGTAATCCATTGAGACTAGGACAACTTAATGAAGTATCTTCCACCACTACAGGCCCTTGTAGAATGGTAGCAGCCGTTACACACTTGTTCATAGAAATTTCATCAGGGGACGCTTGTAATTCTGGTAACGCTATATCATAATGAATAAACTTAAAGGCAACGTTGTCCTCCAATATAGCCTTGACATCCTGTAGTTTCAGGGCATTACTCGTAACAAAAGCGATTGTTTCCACAATGTGTTATACTATTTTAATAGGATAATAATGCAAGTTATCGTTTCTATAACGTAAAAACAACTCAATACTTGAAATCAAACGGTAACCCATTGGCTTAACGTTAGTAACCACACGAAGGAATACCTTTTACTGAATGACTATAAAAACTTCCTTTTGCTCTATTTTGTAACGGTTTACTTCAACAAAACGCATTTTTAAGTGCTGAGCTTTTACGGAGGGCAGTTGCGCGCTAGCCTAAAATATTTTATTTACATCCAACATTTCTTTATTTATTTTATTTTGTTTATGTGTATAATTTTCACTATTCACTGCTGAATTAGCATCCGCTTGCCTTTTCTCCTGATCAGCTATTTGTATAATCTGTTTTACTTTATCAGATACGCTACTTCTATCTACCAGTGGCGCTTTTTTATAACCCAACGCCCTATCCTCATATAGCTTTAACATAAATTTTTCCCAAATAGGACGTGCCGTTTGGCTACCAGACCCATTGGCAAAATCCCTAAAATGAATACAACGATCCTCCCCTCCTACCCAAACACCTATACATAGATTTTGGCTTAACCCTATAAACCAACCATCTGAATGATTCGAAGTAGTACCAGATTTACCTGCTATTTCATTATCCTTCCGTAGTTCTGGTGAAACCCCTCGCAAGGCACCTTCATCTAGTGAACCTTGCAGCATATAAGTCATAAGCGCCGCTGTATCTTCATGCATTACTTCCCGATTTTGTGGTATAAAAGTTTGAAGCACATTGCCATATTTATCTTCAATACGTGTAATAAAAAAAGGCTCCGTCCAAACGCCTTTATTTAAAAAAGTAGCATAAGCACTTACCATTTCATAAATGGAAACATCACTACATCCCAACCCAATAGAAGGAACCGCTTCTAAAGCTCCTTTTATTCCCATATTATGAGCGTAATTTACAATTAGTTCTGGTCCAAGTGCCTTAACCAAATAGGAGGTAATAGAATTATAAGAATTGGCCATAGCGTAACGCAAGGTAAGCTTCTTACCGGAAAAATAATTCCAGGCATTTTTACCGGTCCAAGTTTCCCCATTGGGCAATGAAAAAGTAACCGGTTCATCTACTACTACATCTCCAGGTAAATAGCCATTGTCCAACGCTACCGTATAAACAATAGGTTTAAAGGTAGAACCTGCTTGGCGCTTACCTTGCTTAACATGATCATATTGAAAATGTTTATAATTAATACCGCCCACCCAAGCTTTGATATGTCCCGTATGGGGATCCATTGCCATACAACCCGACTGTAGCATTTTGCGATGGTGCTTAAAAGCCTCCCAAGGTGTAAGGTTAACTTGAATAGGCCCTTCCCAAGTAAATAATGTGGTAGGTACAGCGGTATGTAAAGCAGCATGCACAGCTCCTAGATCCCCTCTATGCTTTTGAACCAGCTGCTTGTAAAAGTCTGATTTTTGAATTGCTGTTTCAACATAATCTTCCATTTCTGTTCCATTTTCATAAATCCAAGGATTCGCACCTTTCCAATGGTCATCAAATTTATGTTGTAGCTGCGCCATATGTTCCTTTACAGCGGTCTCCGCATGGCTTTGTATGCGGCTATCTAGCGTGGTGTAAATGCGCAACCCATCTGCATAAAGATCATACCCATTTTCTACTGTCCATTTTAATAAAAAATCACGTACAACTGCCCTAAAATAGGGGGCTATACCTTGTTCATAATTTTCTTCTTGATAATGTAGCTCAATAGGCATTTCACATAAAAGATCGTATTCCGCTTGCTTTATGAAATTATGCTTAACCATTTGTGCTAGTACTACATTTCTAATGTATTTCGCTTTATCAGGATGTAAAATGGGATTATAGCGGGTAGAGGCACGCAAAAGTCCCACCAATAAGGCAGCTTCTTCTACGTGTAATTCCGCTGCTGTTTTATTAAAAAAAGTACGCACTGCTACTTTAATACCATACGTATTGTTCCCAAATGTAACGGTATTAAGATACATGGTTAGAATTTCTTCCTTCGTATAGGTACGCTCTAGTTGAACAGCTAGGATCCATTCTTTTGTTTTGTGAACCAGCATTCTAAGGGATGGGATACTGGCACATTTTCCTTCATAGTTCACTTCCTTTCTGATAGCAAAAAGATTCTTAGCCAACTGTTGGGTAAGGGTACTTCCTCCCCCTCTATTGCGCCTCAATAAAACAGAAAGAAAAAAGGCCCGTGCAAGCCCCCGTAAATCTATGCCTGCATGCTCCCTAAAGCGACAATCCTCCGAAGCAATCAGCGCCTGAATGATATTAGGAGAAAGCATTTCATAGTCAATCGGACTGCGGTTATCTCGAAAGTATTTACCCAATAGGACCCCATCCGCTGAATAAAGCTCAGAGGATAAAGCACTTTGTGGATTCTCTAATAAAGCAGTAGAAGGCATGCCGCCATACAGATTGCAAAAATCAACCTGAACCGAAAAAAGATAAAGCGGTACAATTAGTACGCCCATACAAAAAAACAACCAAATACGCCGTATAATCTTTTGTTCCTTCATACATGCCATAAATAAATATCTATAGAAGAATAAGCAATAGTATGTAAAGTTATTCTTTTTAGCTAAAAGATAGACATAAGATTTCTGTAATATTTACTTTTTTAAACCATAAAAGGGAAAACAGACAGGGTTATTTCTATTTATAGGCTATTGGAATAGTACGGGGTCTTATAAACCGCAACCACACTATCTGCCCTACTTTAAGAAACTCTGGCTCTCGCATACGGTTCTTCTCTAAAAGCATCTTTAGTTTTATACCATAACGCTGGGCAACATGCCATACACTTTCTCCTATTTCCACTACATGGTAGTGTGCACCTCCTTTATTTCCTTTTTCGCTATAATAATAAACCATGCCTGGAACAGGTTGATCTGTTTTATTTATATCATTTACAGTCAAAAATCTATTTACTGTTAGATTAGCTAATTGGGCTAAAGTGGCAACCGTATCCCCTTTCTGCGCTATAATTGCTAATTTGCCATTTGCTTTAATAAACCGAGGGTTACGCAGCTCATGGCAAGGCACAATAGTTGGGAAGATATTGGAGGAACGTGGATCATAATTTATGCTTGTACAAGCTGTAGCTTGCTGGGGTAAAGCTAGAGGGCTAACTACTTTTTTTAAATCTATGCGTTGCTTAGGAGGTGTAAAAGCAGCATGGCGCAGCAAATGCGTATGGCTTATGGGTACAACCAAAGCGCATTTGGTATGGTATGGTACAACAGCTGCCTTAAGCCATTTGTTGTGTTCAGATAATAGCTTACGTTCTATATTGAAATAAGCGGCAAGATCTTGTAGCTTATGGCCATGGTGGCCTTGATCATAGATATGTAATTGCCATAAGGGGTGCTTCTGCTTCCCCGCTACTTTCTCAAACGCAAGCTTAGTAGCTAACACAGCAATAATATAATGATCTGTTGTGTGATCCAACCATACTACTTTAGCCGTATAGTATTGTTTAATGCCTAGTTTTACTACACCTGCCCTGCCTCTATTATAAGCCAACATGGCACCCAACCAGCTATTAAAATAGGCATAATGCCCCTTTAATAAACGTGCAGCAGCTTTGGTAGACTGAAGCAAATGCATTCTTTCATCTACCGGATACCCTATAGGCAATTTCAAATCTAACGCAGTAACTGGATGAATTTGCCAAAAGCCCACATCATTGGTACTACTTACCACATCCCCTACCAGCATACTTTCATGCAAGGCCAGAAATTTAAAATCATCTGGTATACCTTCTTTTGCTAAAATTTTTTCTATAATTGGGAAAAAAAGATGCGTCCTCTCTACTACTTGATTGAAAAATTTTTTAGCCTGTATAAGCTGATTCACTTTTGCCTGCATACGCTTGCGTGCCCCCCGTGTAAGTTTTAAGCGCATGCCTGCAAATTGCACCACAGATGGTACAACTGCAGAGGAGGATAAAGGTGCCGCCCACCCCTTATAGGGGGGAATCCAAATCATTACTATTAAAAGCCAACGCATAGTCTATACAATGCCCGCCTTGCTGCTTTTCGATCAAGCAAAAGCAGCCGTAAAATGTTACTACAGCAGTAGTATGTCATCCATACCTTACAATAGCCTACCAGAGGCATAGTGGCATATTATACCTCTGCCCCTCCTTCTTCTATATAACGAAAAGTCAGATCCCCTCTTAAAAATTCTTCTGTCGCCTCTAGTACAGGCTTAGGTAATTTTTCATAATGCTGCGCAATAGTGTATTGCCTATGCAAATCTAGGCTATCTTTCTCAGCGGCATCAGCGGTAAACTCCTCTAAGCTTCTGTTTAGTTCCTCCTTCATACGTAAGGTAATTTGCTTCGCACGCTTTGTAATGATAACGGTAGTTTCATAAATGTTATCTGTAGAGGCAATCAGCTCATCCACATTCCTAGGCACTAGGTAGACTTTCTTATTTAAATTCATAATAGTAAGTAGGGCAAACACCCTATAGGTATACTAGGCCGTCTTGGCCAATTTTTGTTTACTCTCTAACCATAAACGATCTACAGCTTCCGCAAGAAAACTAGCCGGATAAGTCCGCTTAAAGTTTTCTAATACCACCATAGCCGCACGGTAAAGACCCAAACGAAAATAAATATGGGCTACATGCAAACTTTTTTTCATCAGTCGCTCTTGTAAAGTTTGCAAAGCCTGCATAGCTTTATCCAGATAACAACCTGATGGATAATCAGCTATGTACGCTTCTAAATAATCAATAGCCGTATGGGTAACGGTTTGATCCAGATGCACATCCATCTCCTTAAAAGATAAGCTATATCCCCGCATAAAAACAGCCTCTTCTCTCTTCAGAGCAGCCGGGTTCTGCTCTACAAAGTTATGAAACAGATTTGAACTTTCCTCATACTGCTTTATATAAAATTTACAATAAGCCTGCAAAAATTGCATTTCTAAACGATCAAGCTTACGGGTTAATAACGGCATAACTACCTCCAGTTGCTTGCATGCCTTTGCATACTTCTTTTGCTTAAATAACTGAATAACCTGCTCCTTCTGTTCCGATAAAGGCCTTATAGATGCGCCTGACGGAGAAGCTTCTACCAAGTTATAAGATATAAAACAGATAATCAACAATAAATTTAACAAGGACCTGTATCTAAACATAAACGTTTTCTTCTAAAGAATTTATAGTAATAAGGCAATATAAATATAAACAAGATTTTATCCCTACATTATCTTATTTTTTTACGGCTATTTCTTGGCTATCTGGCGCTTTAACAGTTGGCTTTACAATTGTTTCTTTGGTGGGCCATTGATCAGCATACCAAGCAAAGTTAGTTAATTTCATTTGTTCTTTTGTTAGCAGTGCTACAGGATAAAAGGCACCTATAGGCTGAGGGGTACACTTCATCTCTTCTAATGTATTATCTTTCATGCTAATCTCCATATTATGGCACTTAATATGATTCATACCTATTAGTTCATTTTTCTCCCCCAGCACAAAGTAAAGACTTTCTCCATTCCCATCTATGGACATTCTTTCAATGGCTCCTGCTTTAAAATAGGCAACCATTTTTTGTCCCTTGATTTGGTTATAATTATCAACTGGATCAGCAGAAACCATAAATAAATCTTTATTTACAAACAGTTGAATCTTTTCTTGTTCCTCCTCTATGACCAGATACATATCCTCTCCTGTAATCTGATAGCCCGCACACCAAACAATAGGTTTATTCTGTAAATAAATCGTATTACTTTTAGAATTATAGACTGCACCATCTGCTACCCCTTGCAAATTTTCCTGATACAGCTTAACCTGGCCCAGTGCATGGACTTCTTGTTCAGAACCATTCTCCGTACTATTTTTTTCTACTGAAAGAAACCTATCTGCACGCAAGTACATCGTTTCATTATTAACTACCTTGGTTAACAATGGCTGACCGGTTATCTCTGTTCTTTTTTCTTTCTCCTTCTCAGAGTAGGTAGCCCGCTCCCCAACTATTACAGCAGCCTGCGCTTTGGCATCTAATGATACATTCCCCTCTGCTACACAATTTGTTTTATCTACCATTTCCAAACGATCTGCCTTTAAAACGGTATCTTGATGGTGCCAACTGCCGTTATGCATAACCAAATGATGGGTAGAAGGCAAATAACTACCCTCTTGCTCTGTTAACAAAGTATTATCTTCATAAATAATTTTAGTAGCGCCCTGAAAATAAGCTTCTTTTTTTTCTGTATGATACGTCAGCTGATCACAATGTAAAGCATACGTAGCATCTACCAGAACTACCTCCTTAGAAAAGGTAATCTTATGCCCTCCCCCATCGTATAACCCTGTACGACTGGTTAAAACCATTTGATCTTGTACTAATTTTCCACCATCCAAAAATTTACCTTCTTTTCTTTCAACATCATAGGTCAGCTTGGTTGTATAGAACGTACCACTGCTCGAAGCGCAAATTACATTACCGTCTAGTATGGTCCATTTCTTTTCTGGATAATACGTTAATACATCCGCTTGCAACTGGCTACCCTCCTTATCCACTATCTTTACATTTCCATGCGCTTCTATAAGCTCCTCCGCATCATACTTATACGCTTTATCTGCCGTTAGCACCATCCCACTAGGTTGAAAGGTAAACGTAACATTGCCCTCCAATTTCTTACAACTTTTGTTATGCAGCCTAGCATTCTCCAAACGATCCGCTTTGTAAGCAACCTTATCTTCTTGAGCAACAAGAGGAATAGCTATAACCAGCAGTAGGAAGCATGCAAAATAGTACATAAAGTAGATATTTTTTTTAAACATATTTAATATATTAGGCCTTAAGTGCGTGTTTACTATACCATTGAGCCAACCAGAGTCCCTGATAGGGCCTAAATTTATAGCTAAGTTATGTAAAGCCAAGCTATTTTAAAATCGCTATGATAATATATCTATGAAAATAACGAAAAATTTATACATAGCATGGGTAATGGTACTCCCTCTATTAACAGGTTGTGGAAAAACAGATGATGAATATCTGATTGAGCAAGCTTATATACATGATTATCCTGAAAAATCTGCTTCAAAAGGAACAGTGTATATTGCCACGCCCTATAACCAAAATGCTTACGATAGCCATAAGGCATTATTACAGGGATATGTGCTAATAGGCAAAGCTAATTTTACAAGTTATCCAGTAGCACCTTCGGCCTGCATTAAATTTGGGAGAAAAGTGGGCGCAGAAGCTGTTATTGTATCGCTAAGTGACAAAAAAGAGGTTGTAAAATACAAATCCGTAGCGATACCTGATAAAGAAATCAGAAAAACCACAGAAGAGCATACCAATGCCTTGGGTACGATCAGTGATTCAATGATAGATGCATTATGCGATACGCTATTCGACAGTAAAAGAAACCGTATTACCATTACACCTAAAAACAAAGAAGAAACACAAACAATATATAAGTATGTACAACAACCCTATGTTGAAATACATTATACCCATACGCTGCTTTTTTTAAAAAAAACAAACGCATGCAAGGCACCATGGGAATATACCATAAAAGATTTTATAAGTCAGCAAAAGCAGCAGGAAGATGATGGTAACTATATAGGAGAATGGGTGCATTACCAAATCGGCAAACTAAATTTATTGGCTACAGATAGCGAATATGTAGCCTTTATAGACAAGGATAAAAAATATAAAAACAAAGAAAAATGTATAATCAATAGAAAATTAAAGTGGAAGAATGGAGACATTAAATTGCGCATTAATAAAAGCAGTAAGCAAGGCTTCTACTTAGATAAGAATAAAATCCCTATACCTGTTTATATATTACTGAATCAGTCTCATCAGCTTGAAATAAGGGAACAACAAACAAACAAAGTAATCATTACTTTATATCATTTGCATCCGAAAAAATAATAATTTAACCTAGTTTCAGAATTATAAATCCTTCAATATTTTTCTATGGACACATAGAATCAAATTTTGCCCAGAAGTCGACCTATAAACTAAAAACCACTGTACATTTTTACTTAATAATTTATTTTAGTATTTAAAACGCTGACTAGTGGTAAAACAATATGAACAAGTGTTAATTGGGGATTCAGCATTACCATATATAATATACCAAATCAAAAACCATGCTTGAACTAAGTGAACAAGAAATTATTCGAATTCAGAAAAAAGAAGCATTAGAAGCCATGGGAGTGGCAACTTATCCAGCTTTCGTTACGCCCATTACAGCAAAAGCTGCTACCATTCTTAACGATTATAAAGAAGAAAATAAGGAAAAGTATAGCCATGTGGTAGTAGCTGGCCGTATTATGGGGCGTAGGATCATGGGAGCCGCTTCTTTTATAGAATTACAGGATAATAGCGGTCGCATCCAGCTCTATGTGCAAAGAGATAGCATTTGCCCAGATACAGACAAAAGTAACTACAATATTCTATTTAAAAAATTATTAGATATAGGGGATATCATAGAAGCTACCGGTTTTGTTTTTACGACCCAAGTAGGTTCCATAGCCGTGCATGTTAATGCTTTTCGATTGTTAACCAAAGCGCTTTCCCCATTACCGATTGTTAAAGAAGTTACTACGCAAACAGGTACGCAAAGCTATGATGCTTTTACAGATCCAGAACAACGCTACCGACAAAGGTATGTGGATTTAATTGTCAATCCAACCGTACGCAAAACATTTGAAAAACGCACCCAACTGATACATATTATAAGAGATGCCTTTAACAGCCAAGGTTACCTAGAAGTAGAAACACCTATCTTACAGCCTATTTATGGAGGTGCATCCGCACGCCCTTTTGTTACGCATCACCATACCTTGGATATGCCTTTGTACTTACGGATCTCCAATGAACTTTATCTAAAAAGACTGATTATTGGTGGATACGAAGGTGTTTATGAATTTGCCAAAGATTTTAGAAATGAAGGAATGTCTCGTTTCCACAATCCAGAATTTACCCAAGTAGAACTCTACGTTGCCTACAGAGATTATCTTTGGATGATGGGTTATGTAGAACAATTAATAGAGCAGATAGCGCTTACCCTACAAAGCAGCACCACTTTCCCCTATGGGGAACATGTGATGCATTTCCAAAGGCCTTGGAAGCGTTTTACCCTATTTGAAGCCATTCAGCACTTCACGGATTATGATATAAGTTGTATGGATGAGCCAGCATTACGAGAAACCGCTACCCAGCTTCAGGTAACTATAGAAGATAGCATGGGTAAGGGTAAAATCATAGATGCTATTTTTGGGGAAAAATGCGAGCCGCACCTTATACAGCCTACTTTTATAACCGATTATCCAGTAGAGATGTCTCCTTTAGCCAAACGGCACCGCAATAACCCAGCCTTAACAGAACGATTTGAAATGATCTGTATGGGTAAAGAAATTTGCAATGCCTTTTCGGAGTTGAATGACCCGATTGATCAGCAAAAAAGAATGGAAGAACAGGGTGCATTAGCTGCACGAGGGGATGCAGAAGCTATGGTTATCGACCATGATTTTTTAAGAGCCTTGCGCTACGGCATGCCGCCAACAGTGGGCATTGGGATAGGGATAGATCGCCTAACGATGCTGATGACTAACGCTAGCTCTATTCAGGATGTGCTTTTTTTCCCACAAATGAGACCAGAAAATAAATAGAGGGAAATGTTATTTTTTTTTTAATAATGTTATTTTATTTTTAATAAAAAGTTATCTTAAGGTTACGGTTAATAGTTAAAAGCAGGGAATTTATACGCTTTATATTTGAACCTGCTACTAATGCGAACCGTTTGTAAACGTACATTTAAATAAAAACCAAGTAAGCTAGCTTACTTGGAAGTTCACTATTTAGAAAGTAAACTAAAGTCGCTATATGAAACGTGTTACCATTATTTTAATAAGCTTAGCCCTTGTTTTAGGCATTAAATTTTGGCCTAAAAAAGCCAGTCAGAGCAATACCGAAAAAGTGCTCCATTTAGCAATGGAAACGCGCATCCAGGGGTTAGATCCCGCAGTTTCTACGAGCACATATGAAACGCGTGTAATAGCAAAAGTATACGAAGGGTTGCTAGAGTACCATTATTGGAAGCGCCCTTTTGAACTAACAACCAACCTAGCAGTAGCCATGCCTATCATTTCCGAGGATGGTTTAACCTATACTTTCACGCTTAAGCCAGGGGTATATTTTCAGGACAATGCTTGCTTTCCCAATGGACAAGGAAGGGAAATAACCGCAAAAGACTTTGTCTATAGTTTTAAAAGAATAGCCGATCCCGCGGTGCAATCTCCTTATTTTAGTGAATTAGAGCCAATCATTAAAGGTATGGATGCATTCCGTACGCAGCTTCAACAGCACAAGGGAGACTATAGTATCCCTATAGAGGGAGTGCAGGCATTGGATAACTATACCTTGCAGTTTACCTTAACCAAACCTTCTACGCTATTTTTACATTTCTTAGCGCAACCTTTTGCCTATGTAGTCCCTTCAGAAGCAGTAGCATATTATGGTGCGGACTTTGTCAACCATCCTGTAGGAACAGGGCCCTTTACATTAGGGCAGTTTAGCCCACAGGATAATAAAATCATCCTAGCCAAAAACAAGCACTTCAGGGATAAGTTTTTTCCTACTGTTACAGCGGAGGAACCTGATTTAGCAGATTTAGCAGATTTAGCAGAAGCAAGCGGCAAGAAGGTACCTTTTGTAGATACAATTATATACCATACCTTACTAGAGACACAACCACGTTGGTTGCAATTCAAAGAAAAAAAAATAGATTGTCTCGATCTTGTTTCCGAGTACTTTCCGGACGTTTTCAAGAATAAGCAATTCAACCCAACGCTGCACCAAGCAGGCATTAAGTTTCTAGCAAAAAATGGAGGCTTAGTGGGTTATATAGGTTTTAATTGTTGCCAAAAACCGTTAGATAATATTAAACTGCGACAGGCTA
Above is a window of Candidatus Cardinium hertigii DNA encoding:
- a CDS encoding ABC transporter substrate-binding protein, yielding MKRVTIILISLALVLGIKFWPKKASQSNTEKVLHLAMETRIQGLDPAVSTSTYETRVIAKVYEGLLEYHYWKRPFELTTNLAVAMPIISEDGLTYTFTLKPGVYFQDNACFPNGQGREITAKDFVYSFKRIADPAVQSPYFSELEPIIKGMDAFRTQLQQHKGDYSIPIEGVQALDNYTLQFTLTKPSTLFLHFLAQPFAYVVPSEAVAYYGADFVNHPVGTGPFTLGQFSPQDNKIILAKNKHFRDKFFPTVTAEEPDLADLADLAEASGKKVPFVDTIIYHTLLETQPRWLQFKEKKIDCLDLVSEYFPDVFKNKQFNPTLHQAGIKFLAKNGGLVGYIGFNCCQKPLDNIKLRQAISLAFDRAAFKKTFREDLGEIVHSFIPSSFVGYSETFTNPYAIYDIEKAKQYLAEAGYPGGQGLPILTVICSNNNKNQLDFFDQYMRKIGIKVEIQPCIFSELVDKLHKKNYMLAAISEQFDYPDASAVFNLLRNPYRGGMTIRDQKFNQLYDKYTQKMLDPAEKASGYAQLNALATELTPALLLPSFPSYVLINKRVKYYRPCPYNFGMEQYVDVA
- the lysS gene encoding lysine--tRNA ligase, giving the protein MLELSEQEIIRIQKKEALEAMGVATYPAFVTPITAKAATILNDYKEENKEKYSHVVVAGRIMGRRIMGAASFIELQDNSGRIQLYVQRDSICPDTDKSNYNILFKKLLDIGDIIEATGFVFTTQVGSIAVHVNAFRLLTKALSPLPIVKEVTTQTGTQSYDAFTDPEQRYRQRYVDLIVNPTVRKTFEKRTQLIHIIRDAFNSQGYLEVETPILQPIYGGASARPFVTHHHTLDMPLYLRISNELYLKRLIIGGYEGVYEFAKDFRNEGMSRFHNPEFTQVELYVAYRDYLWMMGYVEQLIEQIALTLQSSTTFPYGEHVMHFQRPWKRFTLFEAIQHFTDYDISCMDEPALRETATQLQVTIEDSMGKGKIIDAIFGEKCEPHLIQPTFITDYPVEMSPLAKRHRNNPALTERFEMICMGKEICNAFSELNDPIDQQKRMEEQGALAARGDAEAMVIDHDFLRALRYGMPPTVGIGIGIDRLTMLMTNASSIQDVLFFPQMRPENK